The following proteins come from a genomic window of SAR324 cluster bacterium:
- the rarD gene encoding EamA family transporter RarD, whose amino-acid sequence MLENEQDRGVICAVSAFLLWGFLPIYWKTLAPTTALEVIAHRIVWSFVFTWAILLWQPPVGGWRSILRERQRLIGLIFSALLLVGNWLSYVVAVQQDRVLEVSLGYFIVPLLNILFGFLFLHERFSSWQWLAIGLTALALINLMRQAEQFPWLGLIIALTFAGYGLMRKVIQVQGMLGLWMEMVILMPLSFILLWYLSQSDGLYFGSSWDLSLLLATTGVITSLPLLLFAAGARRLPLATLGLLQFIAPTCFFLLGIFLYEEPFSQIQAISFGLIWIAVVIYLSQIQRQTRLLQENKAQTVHRESV is encoded by the coding sequence TGGGGTTTCTTACCGATTTATTGGAAAACCCTGGCCCCAACAACTGCACTCGAAGTGATCGCTCACCGCATCGTTTGGTCCTTCGTGTTCACATGGGCCATCTTGCTCTGGCAGCCTCCAGTAGGGGGCTGGAGATCGATTCTACGAGAGCGTCAGCGTCTGATTGGTTTGATTTTCAGTGCTCTTCTGCTTGTTGGAAATTGGCTGAGCTATGTGGTGGCAGTCCAGCAGGATCGAGTGCTGGAGGTCAGCTTGGGCTATTTCATTGTTCCGTTGTTAAACATTCTCTTTGGTTTCCTTTTTCTGCATGAGCGCTTCAGTTCATGGCAATGGCTAGCGATCGGGCTCACGGCCTTGGCTCTCATCAACCTGATGCGGCAAGCGGAGCAATTTCCCTGGCTTGGGCTGATCATTGCGCTGACCTTTGCCGGCTACGGGCTGATGCGCAAAGTGATTCAGGTGCAGGGGATGCTGGGTCTCTGGATGGAAATGGTGATCCTGATGCCACTGTCCTTCATATTATTATGGTATCTGTCGCAGTCTGATGGGCTATATTTCGGGAGCAGCTGGGATTTGAGTCTACTGCTGGCAACCACTGGGGTGATTACTTCTCTGCCACTGTTACTGTTTGCAGCTGGAGCCCGAAGACTGCCGCTAGCGACCCTGGGCTTGCTACAATTCATTGCTCCTACCTGCTTTTTTCTACTAGGGATTTTTTTGTATGAAGAACCCTTCAGTCAGATCCAGGCGATCTCTTTTGGACTGATCTGGATTGCTGTGGTAATTTACTTGAGTCAGATCCAGCGACAGACAAGGCTACTGCAGGAAAACAAGGCGCAGACAGTGCATAGAGAATCAGTTTGA
- the serC gene encoding 3-phosphoserine/phosphohydroxythreonine transaminase: MPRFAERAYNFSPGPAVLPLLVLEKVQKELLNYRECGASILEISHRSKDFLPILDETQQLFRQLTQLPDNYHLLFFSGGAQMQFSVVPLNLFSRSANNRASYAVTGKWGELALKEGKRYGSAEEWVHGREDRYNRIPTVHAEDLERLKGSAYLHLTSNNTLYGTQWNHFPQAGEVPLVIDATSDILSREVDFSQFGLVYASLQKNLGPAGLTLVVVREDLLGHHLPQTPKLLQYQAIDSQNSLNNTINVFAVYVMRYVLEWYQEQGGVAAMEQQNRQKAKLLYDYLDESEFFLTSVNPPDRSFVNVIFNLPTTELLHQFLQECEEVGLLALKGHREVGGVRASLYNALPLAAVERLVEKMRDFERKALT, encoded by the coding sequence ATGCCTCGCTTCGCCGAACGCGCCTACAATTTTAGTCCAGGACCAGCGGTTCTCCCACTACTGGTGCTGGAGAAGGTTCAGAAAGAACTCCTCAACTATCGGGAATGTGGGGCCTCCATTCTGGAGATCAGCCATCGCTCCAAGGATTTCCTACCAATCCTGGATGAAACACAGCAACTCTTCCGCCAACTGACTCAACTGCCAGACAACTACCATCTCCTGTTTTTCTCTGGTGGAGCCCAGATGCAGTTTTCGGTGGTACCGCTCAACCTGTTCAGTCGCTCTGCCAACAATCGAGCAAGTTATGCTGTGACTGGGAAATGGGGAGAATTGGCTCTTAAGGAAGGCAAGCGTTACGGCAGCGCAGAAGAATGGGTGCATGGACGAGAAGACCGCTACAATCGAATTCCCACAGTCCATGCTGAAGATTTGGAACGGCTGAAGGGTTCAGCTTATCTGCACCTGACTTCCAACAACACTTTATACGGTACTCAATGGAATCACTTCCCGCAGGCTGGTGAAGTCCCATTGGTTATCGATGCAACATCAGATATCCTCAGCCGGGAAGTGGACTTCTCACAGTTTGGGCTGGTCTATGCCAGTCTGCAGAAAAACCTGGGTCCAGCTGGACTGACGCTGGTTGTAGTCCGAGAAGATTTGCTGGGACACCACCTGCCACAGACTCCAAAGTTACTGCAATACCAAGCCATTGATTCGCAAAATTCACTGAACAACACCATCAATGTGTTTGCCGTCTACGTGATGCGCTATGTCTTGGAGTGGTATCAGGAGCAAGGTGGAGTTGCTGCCATGGAGCAGCAAAATCGGCAGAAGGCCAAATTGCTTTATGACTATCTCGATGAGAGCGAATTCTTCCTGACAAGTGTCAACCCACCGGACCGCTCATTTGTCAACGTCATCTTCAATCTGCCGACTACTGAGCTGCTGCATCAATTTCTTCAGGAGTGTGAGGAAGTAGGACTGCTGGCTCTCAAGGGACATCGTGAGGTTGGAGGTGTGCGTGCTTCCCTCTACAATGCCCTACCTTTAGCCGCAGTAGAACGTCTGGTTGAAAAAATGCGGGACTTCGAGCGAAAAGCATTGACTTAA